A genomic segment from Triticum dicoccoides isolate Atlit2015 ecotype Zavitan chromosome 1A, WEW_v2.0, whole genome shotgun sequence encodes:
- the LOC119278826 gene encoding UPF0481 protein At3g47200-like, translating into MTSIEVAVAGGNGKRRWVSDVEKTLNEADKTVEVAQWERHCIYRVPACIKDIKSKAYQPQVVSLGPFHHGDPNLLPMEEHKRRALRHLLRRAGRPLDDFVAAVEEIAEQLESAYMDLGGEWRAGIDGKGRERFLEMMIVDGCFLLEVMRRTAAGNLKQVDDYAGNDPIFSRHGILYMVPYIKRDMLMLENQLPLLVLQRLDNVETGKSPNDDFINRMVLRFLAPFSRPLQPGGRLGLHPLDVFRRSMLFGEYQKIRSSEDNTQDNDIIRSAVELYEAGIQFKTSKSSSLHNIRFKHGVLSMPTVPVDDSTEYMFLNMMAFERLHVGAGNDVTAYVFFMDNIIDSAKDVALLSSKGIIQNAVGSDKAVAKLFNSISRDVVLEPDSALDAVQRQVNGYFRQPWNMWRANLIHTYFRSPWAFLSLAAAVFLLVMTIMQTVYTVLPFYNRDSNSPPSAPSPM; encoded by the exons ATGACATCGATCGAAGTGGCGGTGGCCGGCGGCAATGGCAAGAGGAGGTGGGTGTCGGACGTGGAGAAGACGCTGAATGAGGCGGACAAGACGGTGGAGGTGGCGCAGTGGGAGCGGCACTGCATCTACCGCGTGCCGGCGTGCATCAAGGACATCAAGAGCAAGGCGTACCAGCCGCAGGTGGTGTCGCTGGGCCCGTTCCACCACGGCGACCCCAACCTGCTgcccatggaggagcacaagcgccGGGCGCTGCGCCACCTGCTCCGGCGCGCGGGCCGGCCACTGGACGACTTCGTCGCCGCCGTCGAGGAGATCGCGGAGCAGCTGGAGAGCGCGTACATGGACCTCGGCGGCGAGTGGCGCGCCGGCATCGACGGCAAGGGCAGGGAGCGGTTCCTGGAGATGATGATCGTCGACGGCTGCTTCCTGCTCGAGGTGATGAGGAGAACGGCCGCCGGGAACTTGAAGCAGGTCGACGACTACGCCGGCAACGACCCCATCTTCAGCCGCCACGGGATACTCTACATGGTGCCCTACATCAAGCGCGACATGCTCATGCTCGAGAACCAGCTGCCGCTGCTCGTGCTCCAGAGGCTCGACAACGTCGAGACTGGAAAGTCTCCG AACGACGACTTCATCAACAGAATGGTGCTAAGGTTTCTGGCGCCATTCTCACGGCCATTGCAGCCAGGCGGTCGCCTAGGGCTGCACCCACTCGACGTCTTCCGCCGGAGCATGCTCTTCGGCGAATACCAGAAGATCCGGAGCTCCGAGGACAACACGCAGGACAACGACATCATCCGGTCGGCGGTGGAGCTGTACGAAGCCGGGATCCAGTTCAAGACGAGCAAGTCAAGCAGCCTGCACAACATCCGGTTCAAGCACGGCGTGCTGAGCATGCCGACGGTGCCCGTGGACGACTCCACCGAGTACATGTTCCTCAACATGATGGCGTTCGAGCGGCTGCACGTCGGCGCCGGCAACGACGTGACGGCCTACGTCTTCTTCATGGACAACATCATCGACTCGGCCAAGGACGTGGCGCTGCTGAGCTCCAAGGGGATCATCCAGAACGCCGTGGGCAGCGACAAGGCCGTGGCCAAGCTCTTCAACAGCATCTCCAGGGACGTGGTGCTGGAGCCGGACAGCGCGCTGGACGCCGTGCAGAGGCAGGTGAACGGCTACTTCAGGCAGCCGTGGAACATGTGGCGCGCCAACCTCATCCACACCTACTTCAGGAGCCCGTGGGCGTtcctctccctcgccgccgccgtcttcctcctcgtcatgACCATCATGCAGACCGTCTACACAGTGCTGCCGTTCTATAATCGGGACAGCAACAGCCCGCCGTCGGCTCCATCTCCGATGTGA